In Dehalococcoidales bacterium, the sequence GGTGTCATGATTCTGGCCCACCCCTACCGGCGGAACATGTACTACGGTGAGGACGTTGAGACTTCGGTAGAGAGGTACAGCCACAACTCAGTCTTCAAGTACGTTGATACTATTGAAACGCACAATGGCCGCGCCACGGAAAGGCAGAGCCGTTTTTCCCGGGAACTTTGTTGTCGTTTGAAGCTGAAGGCCACTGGCGGTAGCGACGCTCACCAGATATCGGACATACCATCCGGAGCGACCTCCTTCGAGCGGGATATCTCCAGCGTGGAGGACCTCATCACCGAGCTCAAGGCAGGCCGGTTCCAGCCGGTCGACCTCCGCCACCAGCCCTAGCGGACGTTTCAACAAAAGAGTCGGTGCCCCTCTCAGAAGGCACCGACTCGATATATCTCTGCGAGACCTGTTCCGTTATCTATGTATCCAGACTGCAGACTGCGTCTGTCCAGTTCATCAGCCCGGCTTCACGGCACGGACATTCACACTGGCAACAACACCCTCAAGCTCGCCGGAACCGACGGCGGTCTCCGAGACCACCTCGGCATCACTGAATCCCGCAGCCGTAATCGCTGCCAGGTACTCCTCTACCGGTAGCGCCCCGGAAATACAACCAGTATACGCAGTAAGTGAGTTCTTGATAACGTCCGGTAATTCCCCGCACAGGACTATATCCGATACCATTACGCGGCCACCCGGCCTGAGAGTCCGGAACGCCTCCCGAAAGACCTGGGGCTTGTCCGGGGACAGGTTGATGACACAGTTGGAGATGACCACATCAGCAGAATCGTCGGCCACAGGAAGGTGCTCGATTTCGCCCAGGCGGAAATCCACGTTCTCGTAGCCACCCCTCTGTGCGTTCGCCCTCGCTGCGGAGACCATATCCGGCGTCATGTCGACGCCAATTACCTTTCCATACTTACCGACGGCATGGGCGGCGAGGAAACAGTCGATACCACCGCCGGCGCCCAGGTCTACGACGACCTCACCCTCACTCAGCGAAGCCAGGGCGGTGGGATTCCCGCAACCGAGACCCATTCCGGCGCTTTCCGGAATCGATTGAAGCTCTTCTGCAGAGTACCCGACTGCCATAGCCGCCGCATCGGCCGGACCGCAACAACTGGCACCGCTCTGCTGAGCACGCATACTCCGGGTGCTGACTTCCTGTTGGGGGGCACAGCAACTCTGAGCTGAGTCCATATCTTGCGATGCGCAGCAACAGGCATCACCGGCAGCCTGCTGCGGTCCGCAGCAGCTTCCCGCGTTCGGGTCAGTAACCTCAGTGCCCCCGCGCTCCCGGGCTATCCTGGCATATGTTTCCCTTACCGCCTGTCTGATTTCATCGTTGTTCATTTCAAACCTCCCCTCTCCGTGTGTCTAAAGTATATCCCTCATCACCGGCCCTATTGCGGCCTTGACCATATCCGTCAGCTCTTCTACCCTGGTAAGCGTGATGCAGCAGATGGTGCCGTCCTTCTCCCAGGCAGTAACAGCCAGCTTTGCGCCGGGGCGAAAACCGGCCTTCTCCCTGAGTTCTTTGGGCAGCACCATCTGGCCCCTCTCATCGATACTGACCAGTGCCTCAACCCGGCAGCATGTGTCAGCCTTTGGAGCGCACGAGCAGTCATCCTGTCCCATTGGTTCCACGCTATTCACCTCACGAGGTACTTAGATAATTCTGATTTATCAGTACATACTGATTATACAGTACACATAGAAGAGCTGTCAAGGCAGATGTCAGGGAGATTCCGGGCGAAATGGGGTATTCTACCCGCGTAGAACAGCCCCCAGCTCACCAGAGAGTCTGTTGAGGATACTCTGCTGGACCCTACTGACCTCGTCGTCGGTGAGGGTATGGTCCGGTGACCGGTAGCTGATGCGATAGGCAAGCGACTTCTTTCCCGACGGCACCTGCTCGCCGGAATAGACATCAAACAGGGCCACATCCTTCACCAGAGGAAAGTCACCGATGATATCGACAACCTTTTGATGGGTAGTGTCGGCATCTACTACCAGTGCCATGTCGCGGACAACTGCCGGGAAGCGTGATATCGGCTCGAACATCTTTCCAGCGAGGGTAAGGGGCAGGAGTGCCGGCAGACTGACCTCGAACAGGAAAGTTGTCTCGGGGACTTCAAAGGCATCCTGCACCGCAGGATGTAACTGTCCGATAACACCAAGCCTCGTGCCATTGCTGATAATGGCGGCCTGGTTCGTCGGGTGCAGGCTCTCGTCGGTCCCCTCTTCGAAACTGGCAGCTACACCCAGTTGAGCCAGCAGGCCCTCCACTACTCCCTTGGCATCAAAAAAGTCCACCGGCTCGGTACCCCCGAGCCAGGATGAAGTATGCCGGGGGCCGCTGAGCACGCCGCACAGCATTTCGGTCTCTTCAGGCAGGTCATTGGGGCGCGGCCGGAATACCCTGCCCAACTCATAGAGCCGGATGCCATCTTCTATATGCCCCCGGTTGGCCGCCAGAGCAGCCACGACGTTACCCCGCAGATTGGGGCGAAGGTACGTCTGGTCGATGGTCATTGGATTGACCAGCCGGAGTAAGTCTGATTCCGGTATCTGTGACTGCGCCCGCAGTTCGTACTGCGCCCGCAGCGCAAGCTGCGGCTGGAGCTTACGCAAGGATTCCTGGCTGGCCCAGGGATGGGACACTATCTCCTGAAAGCCGTAGCCAACGAGGTGCTGGCTCAACCTGCGCTTGAACATGATAATAGATTCCGGGTTGTGAGGTGGTATCGGCTCGTTGAGCATAGTTGTCGGAATCTCATCATACCCGATGATGCGCGCTACCTCCTCAACGAGGTCCACCGGTAGCCGAATATCGCTCCGCCAGTAAGGGGCAACGGCAACAACCTCTGACTCCGAAGTCCCGGGCCGACACTCGAAACCCAGCGAAATCAGTGTATCTTCTATCTGCTTCCTGCTGAACCCGACCCCCAGGACCCGCTTAACACCGTCGGTAGAGACTACCACTGGCTCCGGCTCAGCCTTACCCGGGTAGACATCGATAACGCCGCTGGCAACCTGGCCACCGCCCAGCTCGGCAATAAGCTGCGTTGCTCTCTTCAGCGCCGGCATGGCCAGCTCGGGACTGATGCCGCGCTCAAACCGCATACAGGCTTCACTGGGCATTCCCAGTATCCGCCCGGTGTAGTGGATACTTCTCGGATTGAAGCTGGCCGCTTCGAGGAGTATAGTAGTGGTGAACTGGCTTACCTCGCTGTTGGCACCGCCCATCACGCCGGCGACCGCTACCGCTCTCTCCTTATCCGCGATTACCAGCATATCGCTGGAAAGGGTCCGTTCTTCCCCGTCCAGGCTGACAATCACCTCTCCCTCACCGGCACGGCGGACAATAATCTCCCCGCCCGTAATCTCTTCGTAGTCAAAG encodes:
- a CDS encoding PHP domain-containing protein, yielding MIIDLHTHTRVGSDDSFIDTHELITKARKTGLDGICITDHDWFWKMETIEKLRQEHDFLILPGVEMNTNDGHLLVFGLEKYIFGMHRTGFLKQVLDDVGGVMILAHPYRRNMYYGEDVETSVERYSHNSVFKYVDTIETHNGRATERQSRFSRELCCRLKLKATGGSDAHQISDIPSGATSFERDISSVEDLITELKAGRFQPVDLRHQP
- the arsM gene encoding arsenite methyltransferase; protein product: MNNDEIRQAVRETYARIARERGGTEVTDPNAGSCCGPQQAAGDACCCASQDMDSAQSCCAPQQEVSTRSMRAQQSGASCCGPADAAAMAVGYSAEELQSIPESAGMGLGCGNPTALASLSEGEVVVDLGAGGGIDCFLAAHAVGKYGKVIGVDMTPDMVSAARANAQRGGYENVDFRLGEIEHLPVADDSADVVISNCVINLSPDKPQVFREAFRTLRPGGRVMVSDIVLCGELPDVIKNSLTAYTGCISGALPVEEYLAAITAAGFSDAEVVSETAVGSGELEGVVASVNVRAVKPG
- a CDS encoding HgcAB-associated protein, translated to MGQDDCSCAPKADTCCRVEALVSIDERGQMVLPKELREKAGFRPGAKLAVTAWEKDGTICCITLTRVEELTDMVKAAIGPVMRDIL
- the pheT gene encoding phenylalanine--tRNA ligase subunit beta, with protein sequence MKISLNWIKQYVDISLPPKEVADRLTMAGSEVKGLQVIGESWDSIVVGRITAVNPHPNADRLTLVTIDHGSGEETVVCGAPNVAVGVKVAFAPVGARLIDPHTGEPAKLKRAKIRGVVSSGMACSEKELGISEEHEGILILPEEVEVGRPLADYLGDVILNMDITPNRPDCLAIVGIAREVAALTGQSVHLPDAGYKETDTSIESKVSVEIKDPDLCPRYCASLITGVKPGESPRWLQERLISYGMRPISNIVDVTNFVMLEYGQPLHAFDYEEITGGEIIVRRAGEGEVIVSLDGEERTLSSDMLVIADKERAVAVAGVMGGANSEVSQFTTTILLEAASFNPRSIHYTGRILGMPSEACMRFERGISPELAMPALKRATQLIAELGGGQVASGVIDVYPGKAEPEPVVVSTDGVKRVLGVGFSRKQIEDTLISLGFECRPGTSESEVVAVAPYWRSDIRLPVDLVEEVARIIGYDEIPTTMLNEPIPPHNPESIIMFKRRLSQHLVGYGFQEIVSHPWASQESLRKLQPQLALRAQYELRAQSQIPESDLLRLVNPMTIDQTYLRPNLRGNVVAALAANRGHIEDGIRLYELGRVFRPRPNDLPEETEMLCGVLSGPRHTSSWLGGTEPVDFFDAKGVVEGLLAQLGVAASFEEGTDESLHPTNQAAIISNGTRLGVIGQLHPAVQDAFEVPETTFLFEVSLPALLPLTLAGKMFEPISRFPAVVRDMALVVDADTTHQKVVDIIGDFPLVKDVALFDVYSGEQVPSGKKSLAYRISYRSPDHTLTDDEVSRVQQSILNRLSGELGAVLRG